Genomic window (Ureibacillus composti):
CATAGATTGGCGTTCGAAAAAGGAAATTGAATTACTTGCTTTATTTAAAAGGATTTGGAGAACTTATTTTATTATTTTAACTGTTGCTTATTTGTTCGTTTGGATCGTAGGACTATCACTAAATATTATTGAATATGTTGAGCTTGTATAAGCATTTTCTTTTGAAGTGCACCCTTTTGCGTTTACAATATAATGAGTAGGTAGATTTACTTCACTTCATTTAGTCTGGGCCCAAAATCCCCCGACCTGAGATAATATTAACTTAGACTAAGAGCGCCATATATTGCTGGAAACTCCAGTTTGTATGTCTCAGCCTTATGAACAAAACGCGCGCGGCCTAAGCCTATGGCGAGTCAGCGGTTTCGTGAGGGTTATAAGTGGTAGTGAGCTTAGAATCGTCGATCGTCGTAAAAATGGATTTTGTATGCACAAGGTAATTCGAAATCCGAAAGTAATTATGCCGAAGTATAATTGTTATATATTTATTATTAATATAGTTGTTAATTTCGATAGAGTTAGTAGTAGAGGAGATTATTTTAATGAAACTGGAACAGGTCATATCACCAGTTAACAATCAGTTACTGTCTGATTATTGGGTTGCTAGCGAGAAGCTACAACCATTTTTTCAATATGAGTACAACGACCACTCATTTAAAAATCGTGCAAAATATTTAAAAGGCAAATATTATGATGTATACGAATTAAGCAATATTATTCGTTCGTTTATGGAGCCATTAGGACTTTCAGAAAAAGTTGAAGAGAATTTATCGAATTTAGAAAATGGTGCACTAGCTGTCGTTGGTGGGCAACAAGCTGGAATATTAACTGGTCCTTTATATTCTGTTCATAAAGCAATTTCTGTTATTTTACTTGCAAAACAACAGAGTGAAAAACTCGGTATCAACGTAGTACCGATTTTTTGGATTGCAGGAGAAGATCACGATTTAGAGGAAATTAACCATACTTTCACTATTCATAATGGTGAAGTGAAAAAGCGTACTTATAGTAAGCGTTCCATTAAAAAAACAATGGCTTCAACAACGCCAATTGACCATAATGAAATGAAAGATTTACTTTCAATTATTTTCAGGGATTTTGGGGAGACAGAACACTCTCTAAAGCTTTACCATTCCGTTTTAGAACAAATGGAACAAAGTACAACATTTACGCAATTCTTCGCACGCTTAATGAACTCATTATTTCAGCAAGAAGGTCTGTTATTAATTGATGCAGCCTATGGACCGTTCCGTCAATTTGAATCATCGTTCTTCCAAAAAATTATTGATCGCAATGAAGAAATTGCAGATTTAGTAGTGGCAAAAGAACGTTTATTTAATGAAATAGGCTATGGGATGCCAATTGGGGCAACAGAAAACAATGCGAATTTATTCTTCGTACGGGAAGGTGAACGTTTCTTACTTGAAAGAAATGAACGGATGTTCGAGAATGCAAGTGCAAATGTAAAAATGTCAAAAGAAGAACTTCTGGAGATTGCAAAAAACAATCCCACAAGTTTAAGTAATAATGTTGTCACTCGACCTTTAATGCAAGAGATGACAATCCCAGTTCTTGCGTTTGTTGGTGGTCCTGGGGAATTAGCATATTGGGCTACGTTGAAAGACGCATTTGAGTTATTAGATTTACAAATGCCTATTTTCGCACCGAGGTTGAATATTACATTAGTGACAAACAAAGTTGAACATTTATTAAATGAATACAAGCTATCGATTGATCAAGTATGGAATGGTCAAGTTGAAGAGTTGAAAAATCAATTTATTGAAAGTGTACAAGATGAAAAAGCGAAAAAGCAGATTGAACAATTACAACAATTGATTCACACACAATATGATGAATTACAAATACACTTAACGAATCAACAAATTCATTTAGATGATATAGTCGAAAAAAATAAAAAATACCATGAAATGCAGTTTGATTACTTAAGTAAAAAAATTGAACAATATATCTTAATCCAACATGATAAAACCCTTCGTCAATTCAATACGATTCATGACGAGCTTTTCCCTAGTGAAAATTATCAAGAGCGTGTATTTAATCCATATCAATATTTAAATGAATATGGTGTTTCTTTGATTACAGACATATTACAATTACCGTTAGAAATTACAAACTCACATTATATTGTTCATTTATAATGGAGATATAAATTTTTTATAAAAACTAGTTTTGAATGAATCACTATAACTTTAGTAATACAAAAAGTGGGCACTTTAACCTAAGTGTCCGCTTTTTTTATGCCATTTTTCATAAGCTGACATGCAGCGAAAAGTGCAATTTACATATTTTGAAAAATGTTATGAACATTACAGTGAAAATTGTGGAGGAAAGTGGGGGGATGTGGTACATTATTAACTAAAGTGGGGTGAGTAGCATGTTCATGGGGGAATATCAACACTCTGTTGATACTAAAGGACGACTAATTGTGCCATCAAAATTTCGTGAGCAATTAGGTAATACATTTGTTATTACTCGCGGACTTGATAACTGTCTCTTTGGATATCCTATGGATGAATGGCGAAAACTCGAAGAAAAATTAAAAGAATTACCAATGACAAAAAAAGATGCTCGAGCATTTGCTAGATTTTTCTTTTCAGGTGCAACAGAAGTGGAAATAGATAAACAGGGACGTATTAATATCCCATCTACACTCTCCACTTATGCAAAACTTGAAAAGGAATGTGTTATTGTAGGGGTTTCAAGCAAAATAGAAATATGGGCAAAAGATGCTTGGGAAGCTTACTTTAACGATGCTGAAGAATCGTTTAATGAAATAGCAGAAAACTTAATTGGATTTGACTTCTAAGAAAAACTAGAAAAGGGGCTAATTTATGTTCGATCATACAACCGTATTATTAAAGGAAACTGTTGATGGATTGAACATCAATCCTGAAGGAATTTATGTGGACTGTACTTTAGGTGGTGCAGGTCATAGTGAATATTTAGTACAACAACTATCATCAAAAGGTCGTTTGATTTGTTTTGACCAAGATATGATAGCTATTGAAAATGCAAAAAAGCGTTTAGAAAACTATCTGGATCGTGTTACATTTGTTCATTCGAACTTCAGATATCTTAAAGAAGAACTAGCTAATCTAAATATCCCAAAAGTAGATGGAGTTCTATACGATTTAGGTGTATCCTCACCTCAACTTGACACACCAGAACGGGGATTTAGTTATCACCACGACGCACCACTTGATATGCGAATGGACCAAACTGCCGAACTTACTGCCTTCCATGTAGTAAATGAGTGGCCTTATGAAGATTTAGTACGAATCTTCTTCCGTTATGGAGAAGAAAAGTTTTCAAAACAAGTTGCACGTAAAATTGAAGAAGCAAGAAAAAATGCACCGATTGAAACAACGGGGCAATTAGTGGAACTAATCAAAGATGGAATTCCGGCGGCTGCTCGTAGAAAAGGCGGACATCCTGCAAAACGAATTTTCCAAGCAATTCGCATTGCGGTAAACGATGAATTAGGCGCAGCAGAAGATTCACTCACTGATGCAATTGACTTACTGAATATTAATGGACGGATTAGTGTGATTACTTTCCATTCATTAGAGGATCGCCTTACGAAAACAATTTTTAAAGAGGCTTCTTCCTTACCAGATTTACCACCCGGGTTACCAGTCATCCCAGATAATGTCAAACCAACACTAAAACTTATAACGAGAAAACCAATTCTACCTTCTGAAGAGGAGTTAGAAGCGAATAATCGTTCGAGATCAGCAAAACTAAGAATTGCAGAAAAAATTAGTGAAAAAGGACGTGGGTAAATGGCAGTACGTGTAAGACAACAATCATATATTGAACAATCAGAAGTAATAAAGCATCAGCAGCCCTCTATTAAACCGAAAAAAAAGAAAAAAATAATAACAGCTAAAGAAAAACTTTTGTATATTGCTTTTGTAGTTGTTGTAGCACTTCTTGCAGTGACGATTTTACACAAGCAGAGTTCTATTCAACAAACAACAATGGAGATACAGCAAGTTGAATCAGAAATTGCAGAAGTGAAAAATCAAAATGTCGATTTAAAAGTACAAGTAAGTGAACTATCGACATATGAAAGAATTTGGGAAAAAGCAAAAGAACTCGGTTTAACTCTTAATGAGAAGAATGTAAAGGTAGTGCCGGGCGAATGAAAAAGAAAAAATTTCGTTTCCAATGGGGAGCCTTTCTAATGTTATTACTTTATGGAGGGCTCTTTTTTCTATTATTTGGTAGAATTTTTTATATCCAATCAACAGGTGAAGTAGAAGGACAAGTATTAGAGGCAAAAGCGGCTGCATTGTATGGAAAAGAGGCCGTTCTAACAGCAGAAAGAGGAAAAATATATGACCGAGGCGGTAATATCATCGCTGAGGACACATTGAGTTATCGTCTTATTGCAGTTGTTAGTCCAAAGGCAACGACTAATTCAGAAAAACCTCAACATGTATCAGATATTAAAAAAACAGCAGAAGTCATAGCGAAATATATTGATATGGAAGAATCTAAAATCTATGAAATTCTTTCAAATGGAGTAGAAAAAGAGAGATGGCAAGTTGAATTTGGAACTGCAGGACGAGGAATTAGTCATGATGTAATGAGGAAAATAGAGAAAGAAGAATTACCAGGGGTAGTTTTTGCAAGCGATACAAAACGTTATTATCCAAACGGTATCTTTGCTTCTCATCTAATTGGTTTTGCTCAAAAAGAAGAGCAAAAAGATGGCACTTTTAAAACGGTTGGGAAAATGGGCTTGGAATCCATTTTTAATAAGGAATTAACCGGGAAAGATGGCAACATGCAATATGAAAGTGACATTTTCGGTTTCCTATTACCTAATAGTGAAAAAATGGTTAAACCGGCGGAAAATGGGGACAATATTCATTTAACAATCGATAAAACAATTCAAAGCTTTTTAGAAGATGCTATGACTGGTGTCTATGAAGAGTACGATCCTGAATCAATGGTAGCCGTTGTAGCTGACCCAAAAACTGGTGAAATTCTGGCAATGACACAACGTCCAACATTTGATCCAGATACGCGAGTTGGATTAGATAACAACTGGTTAAATGAAGTGACTCAAATGGTCATTGAACCAGGGTCTACAATGAAAGTCTTTACACTTAGTGCCGCTATCGAAACTGGCAATTGGCATCCGAATGCGTATTATCAATCTGGTCAATATACAATATTAGATAGTACAATTCGTGACCATAACTATGTTGGATGGGGTCCCATTACGTATTTAGAAGGGTTTCAACGTTCTTCGAATACGGCAATCGCGTATATGTTAGAACAGATGGGTGACAAGACACTAATCAAATACTTAGATCGATTTGGTTTTGGTCAAAAGACAGGTATCGATTTACCTGGTGAAGTTACCGGAACAATATTAACGACCTATCCAATTAACCGAGTAACAACAGCCTATGGTCAAGGATCTACCGTAACTCCCATTCAATTAGTACAAGGAATGACAGCAATTGCAAATGACGGTAAAATGATGCAACCATTTTTAATTGATAAGATAGTAGATTCGAATACAGGTGAAGTTATAAAAGATAATGAGCCAGTAGTTAAGGGCGAACCTGTATCTGCTGAAACAGCAAAACAAGTAAGAGAAATCCTTGCTTCTACAGTAACCTCTAAGGCAGGGACGGCAAAAAACTTTAAAGTAGAAGGATACGAAGTAGCTGGAAAAACAGGTACAGCTCAAATTTCTCGTTCGAATGGGGCAGGCTATTTAGAGGGGAAAAATAATTATCTGTATTCATTTTTAGGGATGGCTCCAGCAGAAGATCCACAATTAATTGTGTATGTAGCAGTGAAACAACCAAAGCTTAAACTGACTGAATATGGTTCAGAACCAGTAGCAAAAGTGTTTACATCTGTTGTCCAAAATAGCTTGAAATATTTAAACATTAAACCTGAAGATGCAGCACAGGTTCAAACTGCGAAAGTGGGGAACTATGTCGGGAAAAGCTCTGAGTCAATGCAAGTGGAAATCGAAAATGAGGGATTAACACCTATCGTGATTGGAGAGGGTGGAGAAATTGTAGAACAATATCCTAAACAAAACTTGCAAATGACTAAAGGAAGTCTTGTATTTTTAAAGACGAAAGGGTCTGTTACAATTCCTTCTTTCGAAAAATGGTCATTAAGAAATCTCTTAATCTATAAAGCGATGTCCGGATTATCGATTGAAATTGTAGGGGAAGGATTTGTTGAAAGTCAAAGTGTTTCTCCTAATACAACTATCGTAGATTCTTCGCCAATTGTTGTTAATTTAAAAACACCGGAAGAGGTATATTCAGTACCAGTTGAAGAAGAACCCGAAGGCGATGAAGAAGTAATTCCTCAAGATTAAACTAAACGAATCAAAACTGATGTTAACTAGGCGATTTTTGAATACAAGTCCACTTCATTTCATACCTTGATAACAACGGGGTGATGTGTCTAATGAAGTGGATTTCGGCCATTTCAAAGAAGAGATTAAGATTAGTAGTTTTTGGATTTATTTTATTTGGTATTGCGGTTGTGCTTCGACTGTTTTATGTGCAAATTATACAGCATGATAAGCTGACCGAACTTGCAAAGGCCAACTGGGATCGAGAAATTCCCTTTGCATCCGAGCGAGGGGAAATTACCGATCGTAACGGGGAAGTTCTTGTTACAAACAAGCTAGCTCCAACACTTTATTTTATGCCCGCACAAAACGATAATATCGAACAAGCTGCCAAGCAAATTGCACAAGTATTAAAACTTGATGAAAAAAAATTATACGAAAAAATGAATTCGAAAGATTATTTAGTAAAACTTGCACCTGAGGCCAAAAATATTACATATGAACAGGCAGTACAAATACAGGGACTAAAAATAGATGGGCTTTATAGTGGTGTTGACTATGTACGCCATTATCCATATGGTAACTTATTGTCTCGATTTATTGGTTTTACCGGGTATGATACTCAAGGTCTAGCTGGAATTGAATTTCAATATGACAAACTATTAACTTCAAAATCCGCAGCGATTCGCCTGTTTACAGACGCAAAAGGAAATGCCTTACCTCATGTGGATGACGAATGGCGTGAAGGTGATCAAGGCGCTACTGTAGAATTAACTATTGATTTAGAAATTCAACAAGTAGTTGAAAGAGAATTAGCACAAGCTATGACTAAATATAATGCGGATCAAGCATTAGCCATTGCGATGAATCCTAATACTGGTGAAATCTTAGCTTTATCTTCTTATCCAACTTATGATCCGTCAAATTTTGAAAAAGTTGATTCATCGATTTATAATCGGAATTTACCAGTTTGGATGACGTACGAGCCTGGGTCAACCTTTAAAATTATCACATTAAGTGCAGCTCTTGAAGAAGGGGTAGTAAACTTAGAAAAAGAAAAGTTTTATGACAGAGGCTATACAATGGTTGAAGGTGCAAGACTCCGATGTTGGAAGCGTGAAGGACATGGAGATGAAACCTTTTTACAAGTTGTACAAAATTCTTGTAACCCTGGATTTATTGAAATGGGACAACGTGTAGGTTCTGATAAATTAATGGAATACATTAAAAAATTTGGCTTTGGTGAAACAACAGGTTCTAACATTGCAGGTGAAGCATCTGGAATTTTATTTTCAAAAGAAGCTTTTGGTCCTGTTGAACATGCAACCACATCTTTTGGTCAAGGTATTGCAGTAACGCCTATCCAACAAGTGCAAGCTGTTTCAGCGGCCATAAATGGGGGTAAATTATATACACCTTATGTTGTTTCAAAAGTTTATGATCCGGAAAGTGGAAAATTAGTTGTTGAAAATAAACCGGAGTTGAAACGAACTGTAATAAGTGAGGATACATCAGAGAAGGTTAGAAATGCATTAGAATCAGTAGTAGCAATAGGTTCAGGCCGCCAAGCATATCGTGATGGTCTACGAATTGGCGGAAAAACGGGTACAGCGCAAAAAGTTGAAAATGGACGATATAAAGATGGAGATTATATTGTTTCATTTATCGGTTTTGCGCCTGCAAACAATCCTGAAGTTGTAGTTTATGTTGCAGTTGATAGTCCAAAAAGTTCTGTTGTCTTTGGTAGTACAATTGCTGCACCAATTGTAGGACAAATCATTGAAGACATTGCACCAAAGCTTGGCATCAAAGAAGATAAAGAAGGGCAACTTGAAAAGGATTATCGTTGGGGAGATCCTATTACAGAACGTCTTCCTAATTTTATAGGACTTTCAGCAGACGAAATTATGAAATTACAATACCCATATAAAATTGAAGTGCATGGAGACGGAAAAATTGTTACGGGTCAGTTACCAGAACCAAACAATGTAATTGAAGTTGACGGCACCGTCCATCTTTATTTAGGTGAAGAAACTGATGAAGAAACTGATGAAACGAATTAGGACTTTTAAAGTGGACAAAAAACAACTATTATAATGAAGGATTCAATAAATGATATAAAGAAGTTTTAAAGGAGATCTAACATGACAATCGCAACAACAATAACCATTTTAGCCATATCTTTCATAGTTTCTGTGGCATTAGCACCAATCACAATTCCGATACTTCGCCGTTTGAAGTTCGGGCAAAGCATTCGAGAAGTTGGGCCACAGTCACATATGAAGAAGGCTGGCACTCCAACAATGGGCGGTATAATTTTTTTAATTTCGATTATTGCTACAACGGTGATTGTTGGAAATGTATTTAGTATATTTACGACTCAAACAGTTGTTTTACTTCTTGTATTAATAGGTTTTGGATTAATCGGGTTGTTAGATGACGGAATAAAAGTCGTATTTAAACGTAATTTAGGTTTAACATCAATACAAAAATTAGTAGGTCAAATCGTGATCTCCATTGCAGCGTTTTTACTTTTGCGATTAGGTACTTTCGATACTTCAATTACTATTCCATATACCGATTTATCAATCGACTTAGGTATTTTATATGCTGCATTTTTAATTTTTTGGTTAGTAGGATTTTCAAATGCAGTCAACTTAACAGACGGACTAGATGGGTTAGTTGCTGGAACAGCATCAGTTGCTTTTGCAGCATTTGGGGTAATCGCATTGTTTAACCAACAATCTGACGTTGCTCTATTTACTTTTTCTGTAACGGGCGCATTATTAGGATTCCTAATTTTTAATGCAAATCCAGCGAAAGTATTTATGGGTGATACAGGTTCTCTTGCTTTAGGTGGAGCGTTAGCGATGGTCTCTGTATTAGTGAAAGAAGAATTGTTACTATTATTAATTGGTCTCGTTTTCGTAATTGAGACATTATCGGTTATTTTACAAGTTGGTAGTTACAAATTACGTGGTGGAAAACGTATTTTTAAAATGGCACCAATTCATCACCATTTTGAATTATCAGGCTGGGATGAAAAAACAGTGGTAGCTGTCTTTTGGTCATCAGGACTAGTTCTTGCATTATTAGCAGTCGTATTGGAGGCATTACTATGATAGAGTATTCAAAATTACAACATAAAAAAGTATTAGTACTAGGTCTTGCCAAAAGTGGTGTTAAGGCGGCAGAGCTCCTACATGAGTTAGGAGCTTTTGTAACTGTTAACGATTCGAAACCGTTCGATGAAAACCCAAGTGCTCAGGGCTTACTTGAAATGGGAATCACGGTTATTTGTGGTCGACATCCAGAAGACTTATTAGACGAGGGCTTCGAACTAATCGTAAAAAATCCGGGTATTCCATATAGTAACCCAATTATTGCTGATGCTATTAGTCGTCAACTACCAGTAATTACAGAGGTAGAACTTGCTTATTTAGTGAGTGAGGCGCCGATTATCGGGATTACAGGTACGAATGGTAAAACAACTACGACAACATTAGTGTATGAAATGCTAAAGAATGGTGAAAGACAGCCTTTAATCGCTGGGAATATTGGTACTGTTGCATGTGGAGTTGCAGCGACAGCAACCACTGAAAATGTTATTGTCACTGAATTATCATCGTTTCAGTTAATGGGGACAATTGAATTTAAGCCGAAAATTGCCATTCTAACAAATTTATATGATGCGCATCTAGATTATCATGGAACATTTGAAGAATACGTAAAAGCCAAATTTGCCATTACCAAAAATCAAGATGAGAATGATTGGTTGATTTACAATGCCGGTCAAGAAGTGGTACAACAGTTTGCTCAACAATCAAAAGCAAAAAAAGTACCATTTAGTTCAGAAGGACGAACTGAAGAAGGTATTAGCGCAGATGAGACAACTGTGTATTGGCAAGGCGAACCAATTTTTGAAAGAAATAATATAGCATTGCCCGGGAAACATAATCTAGAAAATGTACTGGCAGCTGTTGCAGCATGTATCATTTATGGCTGTGATCAATCAAAAATGATTGAAGTTTTATCAACTTTTTCAGGCGTCCGTCATCGTACACAATTTGTTCGGGAGTGGGATGGAAGAAAATTCTATAACGATTCAAAAGCAACCAATTGTTTAGCAACAAAAGTTGCACTAGATGCTTTCAAACAACCGATTGTTTTATTAGCAGGGGGACTTGATCGCGGACATTCCTTCGAAGAATTGCGAGATTCTATGAAGAATGTAAAAGCTGTTGTAGCCTTTGGGCAGACGGGAGAACGTTTCATAGAGTTTGCAAAGTCATGTGGTATTGAAAACACAGTGAATGCAGACAATGTAGAAGATGCAGTTAGCAAGGCGGCAGACATTTCCGAAATTGGAGATGTTGTATTATTATCACCTGCATGTGCAAGTTGGGACCAATACCCTAACTTTGAAATCCGTGGAGATTTATTTATTGAACATGTAATGAAACTGTAATTGAAATGATTCATAAATTGCAATGCGTTTGTTATATTTTACTGTTAAGTTAGTTAATGACCATATATACATCTTTTTCATTGTGTAAAAAGTACTAAAGCAGAAAGGATGCCTTAGCTGAAGTTTTATTATAAGAGGCTCTTCATTATTTCAGCAGTATTGTTATCAGTAATAGGGATTATTTTTATCTACTCTGCTGGTACTTACTGGAGCTCCGTTCACTATGAAGGTGAAGTACCATTTTATATTAAACAATCCATCTATTTAGGATTGGCATTAACGGTTTTCTTCATCGTTACGAGAATGAACATAATCACAGAAGAAAAAACTTGGGTTACATTTTACATCCTATCTTTAGTTCTTTTAGTACTAGTACTCATTCCAGGAATTGGTATTGTCCGAAATGGATCTCGTGGTTGGATTGGTGTAGGACCACTGACAGTACAGCCAGCTGAAATCGTTAAGATTACAACGTTAATGTATTTAAGTTTCTTGTTAAGTAAAGTTAGAAATGATGAAAGAGTTGTACAAATTAAACATTTCTTAATTATCATCATTCCATGTGCGTTAATGATGTTGCAACCTGATTTTGGATCCGTATTTATTTTGGTCGTTTCTTCTTTCGTATTACTTTTTATCGCAAGATATCCAATCAAATTATATATTGGGTTTATTGCAGTTGGAGTTGTTGGATTGGTTGGATTAATCGCTTCTGCTCCGTATCGATTAAAACGAATTGAGGCTTTTATCAATCCATGGGCTGATCCATTAGGTAGTGGATTCCAGGCGGTTCAATCTTTATTAGCAATTGGTCCTGCGGGGTTATTAGGACACGGCTTCCAAGAAAGTAGGCAAAAGTTTTTATATTTACCCGAGCCACAAAACGATTTTATTTATTCAATTATTTTAGAGGAAATTGGTTTTTTAGGTGGTTGCGTTGTACTCGCATTGTTTGGAATATTTATATACTCAGGAGTTGGACTAGCCATCAATTCCGTTAGAAGTTCTGACTTTTATGCGATGACTGCTCTTGTGAGTATGGTAGGGTTCCAAGCATGTTTAAATATTGGTGTAGTAATTGGGCTAATTCCAGTAACAGGTGTTACATTACCATTTATCAGTTATGGTGGAACATCGTTAATGATTATTTGGTTTGTTGTAGCCATTATCGTTTCCTTTGCAAGTCGAACCGAATGACCTCGACCAGTAATTTTTGTCAATTAAATAGGTTAGTTATTTTGAAGTCTTTGAGAGAGAGGAGTAAAAATATGGAGAAGATTATAGATATCGAAGACCGTATACCAACATTACGAGAAAAAAGAAAAAAAAGAACGAATAGAAAATTTATTGTATTAGTCTCCTTATTTTTTCTCACATTATTTTTACTCCTTTATTTTCAATCTCCATATAGTGAGATTAAAACAATAAAAATTACCGGTTCTGAACTTGTTCAAAATGAGGAATACTTGGAATTATCGGACTTAAAAGTGGGAAACTCCATGTGGGGATTTCGTTCTAAAGAAGTAGAGAAAGATTTACTACAAGAAAAATGGATTAAAAACGTTGAAGTGAACCGCCAATGGTTAACAACAGTAGAAATCAACATCCAAGAATGGGATAAAGTGGCTTATATTTCGGAGGATCAAGTCTTTTATCCGATGTTAGAAAACGGTTATGTATTCAAAAAAATGAGTACTGTTGAACCAATTGATGCACCAGTATTTTTAGCATTTGATGATGAAAAAGTAAGAAAGCGATTGTTAAAAGAACTTGGACAACTAAAGCCGACAGTTTTAGCGTTAATTTCTCAAATTAATGCAACCCCAACAAGTTCAGATCCATATGCCATTACGCTTTTTATGAATGATGGCTATGAGGTGCGAGCAGAAATTACATCTCTTTCGGACAAGCTGAACTATTATCCTTCAATTGTTGCACAAATTGAGAGTACTGGTGAATTTGAAAAAGGGATTATTGATATCGAAGTTGGTTCTTACTATCGCTCCTATTCTGATGAATATTCAGAAGTTGACTTTAACATCGATGATTTAGGAGAAGAGGATGTGGAAGAGGAAGAACAGGATGTGGTTACAGATGAAGAATCGATTCCCGAATAGAAAGTCACCTAAATTCACAAGAAAACAGTTCATTCTTTTAATTGTCCTCATCACTACTGGATTTATAATCGGCTACTCGTATAACCTGTCAAAAGATGAAGTGAAAATTACAAATAATTTTTTACAACAAGATGAATCATATCGAGAAGAATTGATTGATCAAAAAGAACGTAATAAAGAATTAATGGATGAGGT
Coding sequences:
- a CDS encoding penicillin-binding protein encodes the protein MLLLYGGLFFLLFGRIFYIQSTGEVEGQVLEAKAAALYGKEAVLTAERGKIYDRGGNIIAEDTLSYRLIAVVSPKATTNSEKPQHVSDIKKTAEVIAKYIDMEESKIYEILSNGVEKERWQVEFGTAGRGISHDVMRKIEKEELPGVVFASDTKRYYPNGIFASHLIGFAQKEEQKDGTFKTVGKMGLESIFNKELTGKDGNMQYESDIFGFLLPNSEKMVKPAENGDNIHLTIDKTIQSFLEDAMTGVYEEYDPESMVAVVADPKTGEILAMTQRPTFDPDTRVGLDNNWLNEVTQMVIEPGSTMKVFTLSAAIETGNWHPNAYYQSGQYTILDSTIRDHNYVGWGPITYLEGFQRSSNTAIAYMLEQMGDKTLIKYLDRFGFGQKTGIDLPGEVTGTILTTYPINRVTTAYGQGSTVTPIQLVQGMTAIANDGKMMQPFLIDKIVDSNTGEVIKDNEPVVKGEPVSAETAKQVREILASTVTSKAGTAKNFKVEGYEVAGKTGTAQISRSNGAGYLEGKNNYLYSFLGMAPAEDPQLIVYVAVKQPKLKLTEYGSEPVAKVFTSVVQNSLKYLNIKPEDAAQVQTAKVGNYVGKSSESMQVEIENEGLTPIVIGEGGEIVEQYPKQNLQMTKGSLVFLKTKGSVTIPSFEKWSLRNLLIYKAMSGLSIEIVGEGFVESQSVSPNTTIVDSSPIVVNLKTPEEVYSVPVEEEPEGDEEVIPQD
- the rsmH gene encoding 16S rRNA (cytosine(1402)-N(4))-methyltransferase RsmH produces the protein MFDHTTVLLKETVDGLNINPEGIYVDCTLGGAGHSEYLVQQLSSKGRLICFDQDMIAIENAKKRLENYLDRVTFVHSNFRYLKEELANLNIPKVDGVLYDLGVSSPQLDTPERGFSYHHDAPLDMRMDQTAELTAFHVVNEWPYEDLVRIFFRYGEEKFSKQVARKIEEARKNAPIETTGQLVELIKDGIPAAARRKGGHPAKRIFQAIRIAVNDELGAAEDSLTDAIDLLNINGRISVITFHSLEDRLTKTIFKEASSLPDLPPGLPVIPDNVKPTLKLITRKPILPSEEELEANNRSRSAKLRIAEKISEKGRG
- the mraZ gene encoding division/cell wall cluster transcriptional repressor MraZ; protein product: MFMGEYQHSVDTKGRLIVPSKFREQLGNTFVITRGLDNCLFGYPMDEWRKLEEKLKELPMTKKDARAFARFFFSGATEVEIDKQGRINIPSTLSTYAKLEKECVIVGVSSKIEIWAKDAWEAYFNDAEESFNEIAENLIGFDF
- the ftsL gene encoding cell division protein FtsL; this translates as MAVRVRQQSYIEQSEVIKHQQPSIKPKKKKKIITAKEKLLYIAFVVVVALLAVTILHKQSSIQQTTMEIQQVESEIAEVKNQNVDLKVQVSELSTYERIWEKAKELGLTLNEKNVKVVPGE
- a CDS encoding stage V sporulation protein D → MKWISAISKKRLRLVVFGFILFGIAVVLRLFYVQIIQHDKLTELAKANWDREIPFASERGEITDRNGEVLVTNKLAPTLYFMPAQNDNIEQAAKQIAQVLKLDEKKLYEKMNSKDYLVKLAPEAKNITYEQAVQIQGLKIDGLYSGVDYVRHYPYGNLLSRFIGFTGYDTQGLAGIEFQYDKLLTSKSAAIRLFTDAKGNALPHVDDEWREGDQGATVELTIDLEIQQVVERELAQAMTKYNADQALAIAMNPNTGEILALSSYPTYDPSNFEKVDSSIYNRNLPVWMTYEPGSTFKIITLSAALEEGVVNLEKEKFYDRGYTMVEGARLRCWKREGHGDETFLQVVQNSCNPGFIEMGQRVGSDKLMEYIKKFGFGETTGSNIAGEASGILFSKEAFGPVEHATTSFGQGIAVTPIQQVQAVSAAINGGKLYTPYVVSKVYDPESGKLVVENKPELKRTVISEDTSEKVRNALESVVAIGSGRQAYRDGLRIGGKTGTAQKVENGRYKDGDYIVSFIGFAPANNPEVVVYVAVDSPKSSVVFGSTIAAPIVGQIIEDIAPKLGIKEDKEGQLEKDYRWGDPITERLPNFIGLSADEIMKLQYPYKIEVHGDGKIVTGQLPEPNNVIEVDGTVHLYLGEETDEETDETN
- the bshC gene encoding bacillithiol biosynthesis cysteine-adding enzyme BshC, translating into MKLEQVISPVNNQLLSDYWVASEKLQPFFQYEYNDHSFKNRAKYLKGKYYDVYELSNIIRSFMEPLGLSEKVEENLSNLENGALAVVGGQQAGILTGPLYSVHKAISVILLAKQQSEKLGINVVPIFWIAGEDHDLEEINHTFTIHNGEVKKRTYSKRSIKKTMASTTPIDHNEMKDLLSIIFRDFGETEHSLKLYHSVLEQMEQSTTFTQFFARLMNSLFQQEGLLLIDAAYGPFRQFESSFFQKIIDRNEEIADLVVAKERLFNEIGYGMPIGATENNANLFFVREGERFLLERNERMFENASANVKMSKEELLEIAKNNPTSLSNNVVTRPLMQEMTIPVLAFVGGPGELAYWATLKDAFELLDLQMPIFAPRLNITLVTNKVEHLLNEYKLSIDQVWNGQVEELKNQFIESVQDEKAKKQIEQLQQLIHTQYDELQIHLTNQQIHLDDIVEKNKKYHEMQFDYLSKKIEQYILIQHDKTLRQFNTIHDELFPSENYQERVFNPYQYLNEYGVSLITDILQLPLEITNSHYIVHL